A portion of the Magnolia sinica isolate HGM2019 chromosome 17, MsV1, whole genome shotgun sequence genome contains these proteins:
- the LOC131231855 gene encoding probable boron transporter 2 isoform X2, which yields MEETFVPFRGIKNDLRGRLMCYKQDWTSGFSAGIRILAPTTYIFFASAIPVISFGEQLERNTDGIITAVQTLASTALCGIIHSIIGGQPLLILGVAEPTVLMYTFMFNFVKDRPDLGRKLFLAWSGWVCVWTALLLFLFAILGACSIINRFTRIAGELFGMLIAMLFMQQAIKGLVDEFRIPQRENRNSIEFIPSWRFANGMFALVLSFGLLITALRSRKARSWRYGAGWLRGFIADYGVPLMVLVWTAISYIPSSSVPSKIPRRLFSPNPWSPGAYENWTVIKEMLDVPILYIVGAFIPATMIAVLYYFDHSVASQLAQQKEFNLRKPPSFHYDLLLLGFMVILCGLIGIPPANGVIPQSPMHTKSLATLKHQLLRNRLVATARKSMSKNASLGQLYGNMQEAYQQMQTPLIYQEPSARGLKELKDSTIQLASSMGNIDAPVDESVFDVDKEIDDLLPVEVKEQRLSNLMQSAMVGGCVAAMPILRRIPTSVLWGYFAFMAIESLPGNQFWERILLLFTAPSRRYKVLEEYHATFVETVPFKTIAAFTVFQTAYLLICFGITWVPIAGVLFPLMIMLLVPVRQYMLPKFFKGAHLQDLDAAEYEEAPALPFNLIAADVNSGMRASFAEDGEILDEMITRSRGEVRRMCSPKVTSSTGTPVADLKGVHSPRLSEKAYSPRLTELRREQSPQVGGSGPHSPRAGEARPSKLGLDSKNSTPK from the exons ATGGAGGAGACTTTTGTGCCTTTCCGTGGAATCAAGAACGATCTTCGTGGAAGGTTGATGTGTTACAAGCAAGACTGGACAAGTGGTTTTAGTGCAGGGATCAG GATTTTGGCTCCCACGACATACATATTTTTCGCCTCCGCAATCCCCGTCATATCGTTTGGCGAACAGCTGGAGAGAAATACAG ATGGGATCATAACTGCAGTTCAAACATTGGCGTCCACTGCACTTTGCGGGATCATACACTCAATCATTGGCGGTCAGCCTTTACTGATTCTCGGTGTAGCAGAGCCCACAGTACTTATGTACACCTTCATGTTTAACTTCGTTAAAGATAGACCGGATTTGGGACGAAAGCTGTTTCTAGCATGGAGTGGGTG GGTATGCGTGTGGACTGCATTGTTGCTGTTCTTATTTGCTATTTTGGGGGCATGCTCCATTATCAATAGGTTTACCCGCATAGCCGGCGAACTGTTTGGTATGCTTATCGCGATGCTCTTCATGCAACAGGCTATCAAA GGACTTGTGGATGAGTTTCGCATACCCCAACGAGAAAATCGAAATTCGATAGAATTCATACCTTCATGGAGGTTTGCCAACGGGATGTTTGCTTTGGTCCTGTCATTTGGACTTCTAATCACAGCATTAAGAAGCCGAAAAGCACGATCATGGCGATACGGGGCTG gttggCTGCGAGGCTTCATTGCAGACTATGGAGTGCCCTTGATGGTTCTAGTCTGGACTGCCATTTCTTATATACCTTCATCCAGTGTTCCAAGCAAGATCCCGAGGCGGCTTTTCAGCCCGAATCCGTGGTCTCCAGGTGCATATGAGAACTGGACAGTCATCAAG GAAATGCTAGATGTGCCCATACTCTACATAGTCGGAGCTTTCATTCCAGCAACGATGATTGCCGTGCTTTATTATTTCGATCACAGCGTAGCATCTCAACTTGCTCAGCAAAAAGAGTTCAATCTGAGAAAGCCGCCTTCATTTCATTATGATTTACTACTCCTGGGGTTTATG GTCATTTTATGTGGTCTTATTGGAATTCCTCCAGCCAATGGTGTCATCCCACAATCTCCAATGCACACAAAGAGCCTGGCTACTCTTAAGCATCAG ttgcttcgCAATCGACTGGTGGCCACAGCACGTAAAAGTATGAGTAAGAACGCAAGCTTAGGACAACTGTATGGAAATATGCAAGAAGCTTATCAACAGATGCAGACCCCATTGATCTATCAGGAACCATCAGCTCGA GGATTGAAAGAATTGAAAGATTCAACAATCCAATTGGCTTCAAGCATGGGGAATATCGATGCGCCAGTTGACGAGTCAGTGTTTGATGTCGATAAGGAAATCGACGATCTTTTGCCTGTCGAAGTAAAAGAACAGCGGTTGAGCAACTTGATGCAGTCAGCAATGGTGGGGGGATGCGTTGCTGCAATGCCAATTCTTAGAAGGATTCCGACATCGGTGCTTTGGGGTTACTTCGCCTTCATGGCTATTGAAAGTCTACCCGGTAACCAGTTTTGGGAAAGGATACTTCTGCTTTTCACTGCCCCAAGCAGAAGATACAA AGTGCTCGAAGAGTATCATGCCACCTTTGTGGAAACAGTGCCTTTTAAGACGATCGCAGCTTTTACGGTCTTCCAGACAGCTTACTTGCTGATATGCTTTGGTATAACATGGGTTCCTATAGCTGGGGTTCTGTTTCCTTTGATGATCATGCTTTTAGTTCCCGTGCGACAATACATGCTACCCAAGTTCTTCAAGGGGGCCCATCTTCAAGATTTAGATGCAGCAGAGTATGAAGAAGCGCCAGCTTTACCTTTCAACCTAATAGCTGCT GATGTAAACTCCGGTATGAGGGCTTCTTTCGCAGAGGATGGAGAGATCCTCGATGAGATGATTACTCGAAGCCGAGGAGAAGTTAGGCGTATGTGTAGTCCAAAAGTAACCAGTTCGACTGGAACCCCGGTTGCAGATTTGAAAGGCGTTCACAGCCCACGTCTTTCAGAGAAGGCATACAGCCCCCGGTTAACTGAGCTGAGACGAGAACAAAGTCCTCAAGTCggtggaagtgggccacacagtccaAGAGCAGGTGAAGCAAGACCATCAAAATTGGGACTGGATTCTAAGAACTCAACTCCAAAGTAG
- the LOC131231856 gene encoding transcription initiation factor IIA subunit 2 isoform X1 encodes MATFELYRRSTIGMCLTETLDEMVSNGTLSPELAIQVLVQFDKSMTEALETQVKSKVTIKMRWLTSLRFCSPTNFYIAVWEIGCVWRSTQMVILLSCFFERTTSREALQRLFLNPKKTSSQLFGGVH; translated from the exons ATGGCGACGTTCGAATTGTACCGACGGTCGACGATCGGCATGTGCTTGACGGAAACCCTAGATGAGATGGTTTCAAACGGGACGCTGAGTCCGGAGCTCGCGATCCAAGTTCTTGTGCAATTCGACAAG TCAATGACGGAAGCGCTGGAAACACAAGTGAAAAGCAAGGTCACGATCAAG ATGAGATGGCTCACTAGCTTGAGGTTTTGCTCTCCCACCAACTTTTATATTGCTGTTTGGGAGATAGGATGTGTTTGGAGAAGCACTCAAATGGTCATTCTGCTTTCttgtttttttgaaag GACCACGAGCAGAGAGGCGCTGCAAAGACTCTTCCTAAATCCCAAAAAGACATCTTCTCAATTGTTTGGAGGAGTTCATTGA
- the LOC131231855 gene encoding probable boron transporter 2 isoform X1 — protein sequence MEETFVPFRGIKNDLRGRLMCYKQDWTSGFSAGIRILAPTTYIFFASAIPVISFGEQLERNTDGIITAVQTLASTALCGIIHSIIGGQPLLILGVAEPTVLMYTFMFNFVKDRPDLGRKLFLAWSGWVCVWTALLLFLFAILGACSIINRFTRIAGELFGMLIAMLFMQQAIKGLVDEFRIPQRENRNSIEFIPSWRFANGMFALVLSFGLLITALRSRKARSWRYGAGWLRGFIADYGVPLMVLVWTAISYIPSSSVPSKIPRRLFSPNPWSPGAYENWTVIKEMLDVPILYIVGAFIPATMIAVLYYFDHSVASQLAQQKEFNLRKPPSFHYDLLLLGFMVILCGLIGIPPANGVIPQSPMHTKSLATLKHQLLRNRLVATARKSMSKNASLGQLYGNMQEAYQQMQTPLIYQEPSARGLKELKDSTIQLASSMGNIDAPVDESVFDVDKEIDDLLPVEVKEQRLSNLMQSAMVGGCVAAMPILRRIPTSVLWGYFAFMAIESLPGNQFWERILLLFTAPSRRYKVLEEYHATFVETVPFKTIAAFTVFQTAYLLICFGITWVPIAGVLFPLMIMLLVPVRQYMLPKFFKGAHLQDLDAAEYEEAPALPFNLIAAQDVNSGMRASFAEDGEILDEMITRSRGEVRRMCSPKVTSSTGTPVADLKGVHSPRLSEKAYSPRLTELRREQSPQVGGSGPHSPRAGEARPSKLGLDSKNSTPK from the exons ATGGAGGAGACTTTTGTGCCTTTCCGTGGAATCAAGAACGATCTTCGTGGAAGGTTGATGTGTTACAAGCAAGACTGGACAAGTGGTTTTAGTGCAGGGATCAG GATTTTGGCTCCCACGACATACATATTTTTCGCCTCCGCAATCCCCGTCATATCGTTTGGCGAACAGCTGGAGAGAAATACAG ATGGGATCATAACTGCAGTTCAAACATTGGCGTCCACTGCACTTTGCGGGATCATACACTCAATCATTGGCGGTCAGCCTTTACTGATTCTCGGTGTAGCAGAGCCCACAGTACTTATGTACACCTTCATGTTTAACTTCGTTAAAGATAGACCGGATTTGGGACGAAAGCTGTTTCTAGCATGGAGTGGGTG GGTATGCGTGTGGACTGCATTGTTGCTGTTCTTATTTGCTATTTTGGGGGCATGCTCCATTATCAATAGGTTTACCCGCATAGCCGGCGAACTGTTTGGTATGCTTATCGCGATGCTCTTCATGCAACAGGCTATCAAA GGACTTGTGGATGAGTTTCGCATACCCCAACGAGAAAATCGAAATTCGATAGAATTCATACCTTCATGGAGGTTTGCCAACGGGATGTTTGCTTTGGTCCTGTCATTTGGACTTCTAATCACAGCATTAAGAAGCCGAAAAGCACGATCATGGCGATACGGGGCTG gttggCTGCGAGGCTTCATTGCAGACTATGGAGTGCCCTTGATGGTTCTAGTCTGGACTGCCATTTCTTATATACCTTCATCCAGTGTTCCAAGCAAGATCCCGAGGCGGCTTTTCAGCCCGAATCCGTGGTCTCCAGGTGCATATGAGAACTGGACAGTCATCAAG GAAATGCTAGATGTGCCCATACTCTACATAGTCGGAGCTTTCATTCCAGCAACGATGATTGCCGTGCTTTATTATTTCGATCACAGCGTAGCATCTCAACTTGCTCAGCAAAAAGAGTTCAATCTGAGAAAGCCGCCTTCATTTCATTATGATTTACTACTCCTGGGGTTTATG GTCATTTTATGTGGTCTTATTGGAATTCCTCCAGCCAATGGTGTCATCCCACAATCTCCAATGCACACAAAGAGCCTGGCTACTCTTAAGCATCAG ttgcttcgCAATCGACTGGTGGCCACAGCACGTAAAAGTATGAGTAAGAACGCAAGCTTAGGACAACTGTATGGAAATATGCAAGAAGCTTATCAACAGATGCAGACCCCATTGATCTATCAGGAACCATCAGCTCGA GGATTGAAAGAATTGAAAGATTCAACAATCCAATTGGCTTCAAGCATGGGGAATATCGATGCGCCAGTTGACGAGTCAGTGTTTGATGTCGATAAGGAAATCGACGATCTTTTGCCTGTCGAAGTAAAAGAACAGCGGTTGAGCAACTTGATGCAGTCAGCAATGGTGGGGGGATGCGTTGCTGCAATGCCAATTCTTAGAAGGATTCCGACATCGGTGCTTTGGGGTTACTTCGCCTTCATGGCTATTGAAAGTCTACCCGGTAACCAGTTTTGGGAAAGGATACTTCTGCTTTTCACTGCCCCAAGCAGAAGATACAA AGTGCTCGAAGAGTATCATGCCACCTTTGTGGAAACAGTGCCTTTTAAGACGATCGCAGCTTTTACGGTCTTCCAGACAGCTTACTTGCTGATATGCTTTGGTATAACATGGGTTCCTATAGCTGGGGTTCTGTTTCCTTTGATGATCATGCTTTTAGTTCCCGTGCGACAATACATGCTACCCAAGTTCTTCAAGGGGGCCCATCTTCAAGATTTAGATGCAGCAGAGTATGAAGAAGCGCCAGCTTTACCTTTCAACCTAATAGCTGCT CAGGATGTAAACTCCGGTATGAGGGCTTCTTTCGCAGAGGATGGAGAGATCCTCGATGAGATGATTACTCGAAGCCGAGGAGAAGTTAGGCGTATGTGTAGTCCAAAAGTAACCAGTTCGACTGGAACCCCGGTTGCAGATTTGAAAGGCGTTCACAGCCCACGTCTTTCAGAGAAGGCATACAGCCCCCGGTTAACTGAGCTGAGACGAGAACAAAGTCCTCAAGTCggtggaagtgggccacacagtccaAGAGCAGGTGAAGCAAGACCATCAAAATTGGGACTGGATTCTAAGAACTCAACTCCAAAGTAG
- the LOC131231856 gene encoding transcription initiation factor IIA subunit 2 isoform X2: MATFELYRRSTIGMCLTETLDEMVSNGTLSPELAIQVLVQFDKSMTEALETQVKSKVTIKGHLHTYRFCDNVWTFILQDASFKNEDSHENVGRVKIVACDSKLLTQ; the protein is encoded by the exons ATGGCGACGTTCGAATTGTACCGACGGTCGACGATCGGCATGTGCTTGACGGAAACCCTAGATGAGATGGTTTCAAACGGGACGCTGAGTCCGGAGCTCGCGATCCAAGTTCTTGTGCAATTCGACAAG TCAATGACGGAAGCGCTGGAAACACAAGTGAAAAGCAAGGTCACGATCAAG GGACATCTGCACACCTACAGGTTCTGCGACAACGTGTGGACCTTTATCCTACAAGATGCATCGTTCAAGAATGAGGATAGCCATGAAAACGTTGGTAGGGTGAAAATAGTGGCCTGTGACTCGAAGCTGCTAACACAGTGA